A region from the Variovorax sp. V93 genome encodes:
- a CDS encoding efflux transporter outer membrane subunit — protein MKFAFQPMVRNALLPLVAALALAGCASVPSGVPEIQTTAQFKEQGAAPPAGWTRAVPSEAQARGAWWLAFNDPVLNALVEKADVNNNNIQAAAARLAEARALARSANADRMPQIGLGAGANRGAGLDKATASTRPATMTNIGATFSYEVDLFGRLSGASNAAKLDAQSREALLQSTRLAVQAEVAQTYLQLRALDAERALVREQVEAYRDTLRLSQRRQQAGDIAELDVARVQTEVSSTESDALALDRQRAQVEHALAVLVGDSASSFGLRTDDWATALPSVPPGVPATVLTRRPDVSAAQNAVLAAQARVGVAQAAWFPDISLTGAAGYASPEIGDLFKWSARSWGVGALLSLPIFDGGRREAGVQGANAQLDGALANYRNQVLVAFQEVEDQLSAIRILQEQSTVQAQAVTSAQRATSLSDTRYRNGYISQLDLLDARRSELRNRRQALQVKSAQYQAAVGLIRAIGGGWEVPAATAGAQPQGGAGAVQTAAR, from the coding sequence ATGAAATTCGCATTTCAACCCATGGTCCGCAACGCTCTGCTGCCGCTGGTGGCGGCCCTGGCGCTGGCCGGCTGCGCGAGCGTGCCCTCCGGCGTGCCGGAGATCCAGACCACGGCCCAGTTCAAGGAGCAAGGTGCCGCCCCGCCGGCCGGATGGACGCGTGCCGTGCCCTCCGAGGCGCAGGCGCGCGGCGCCTGGTGGCTGGCGTTCAACGACCCGGTGCTCAATGCGCTGGTCGAGAAGGCCGACGTCAACAACAACAACATCCAGGCCGCCGCGGCCCGGCTCGCGGAAGCCCGCGCCCTCGCGCGCAGCGCCAACGCCGACCGCATGCCGCAGATCGGCCTGGGCGCGGGCGCCAACCGCGGCGCGGGCCTCGACAAGGCCACGGCCAGCACCCGGCCAGCCACCATGACCAACATCGGCGCCACGTTCTCGTACGAGGTCGACCTGTTCGGCCGCCTCTCGGGCGCGAGCAACGCGGCCAAGCTCGACGCACAGAGCCGCGAGGCCCTGCTGCAAAGCACGCGCCTTGCGGTGCAGGCCGAGGTGGCCCAGACCTACCTGCAGCTGCGCGCACTCGATGCCGAGCGCGCGCTGGTGCGCGAGCAGGTCGAGGCCTACCGCGACACGCTGCGCCTCTCGCAGCGCCGGCAGCAGGCCGGCGACATCGCCGAGCTCGACGTGGCGCGCGTGCAGACCGAGGTGTCGTCCACCGAGTCGGACGCGCTCGCGCTCGACCGGCAACGCGCCCAGGTCGAGCATGCGCTCGCGGTGCTGGTGGGCGATTCGGCCTCGAGCTTCGGGCTGCGCACCGACGACTGGGCCACCGCGCTGCCGTCCGTGCCGCCCGGCGTGCCGGCCACGGTGCTCACGCGCCGCCCCGACGTCTCGGCTGCGCAGAACGCCGTGCTCGCGGCGCAGGCCCGCGTGGGCGTGGCGCAGGCTGCCTGGTTCCCGGACATCTCGCTGACCGGCGCCGCCGGCTACGCATCGCCCGAGATCGGCGACCTGTTCAAGTGGTCGGCCCGCTCGTGGGGCGTGGGTGCGCTGCTTTCGCTGCCGATCTTCGACGGCGGCCGGCGCGAAGCCGGCGTGCAGGGCGCCAACGCCCAGCTCGACGGCGCGCTCGCGAACTACCGCAACCAGGTGCTGGTGGCGTTCCAGGAGGTCGAGGACCAGCTGTCCGCCATCCGCATCCTGCAGGAGCAGTCGACCGTGCAGGCGCAGGCCGTCACTTCGGCGCAGCGCGCAACCAGCCTGTCGGACACGCGCTACCGCAACGGCTACATCAGCCAGCTCGACCTGCTCGACGCCCGCCGCAGCGAACTGCGCAACCGGCGCCAGGCGCTGCAGGTGAAGTCGGCGCAATACCAGGCGGCCGTGGGGCTGATCCGCGCCATCGGCGGCGGGTGGGAGGTGCCGGCGGCCACCGCAGGGGCGCAGCCCCAGGGCGGGGCAGGCGCGGTACAGACCGCGGCACGCTGA